The Cellvibrio polysaccharolyticus genomic interval AAAAATTGTTCGTATTAAAGCGGATTTTCGCGCCGAAAGCCAGTGTTCAACAAGAGCGCGGGCGGTAACTCACGAAAGGGAATTGATGGCGAATTCGGCGGGGATAAAAGCCGGTGCCTGAATGAGGATATTTTTACTGCGCCCCGACTCGCCCTGCAAAATCGTAACGCGGGATTTCGGCACCTGAAATAACTTGCCCAGCCATTGCACCAGATGAGCATTGGCCTTGCCATCGACCGGTGGCGCGGTAATACGGAGTTTGATGCGGTCGCCATGCAAACCGGCAACCCCGTCGTTCGAGGCTTTCGGTTGCAGATGGCAGCGCAGCAACAAATCGCTGCCCTGCCATTGGTAATGGGTCATTACCAGACGCCGATTACAACATTGGGGTTGAGGTAAACCGCCTGCGCGGCGCGTGCCAGCACCATATCCAGCACTTTCAGCCCCATCAAGACCAGAATCGGGGAGATATCAATAACGCCACCCAGGGGTGGCAGGATTTTTCTGATTGGCGCCATAATCGGATCAATCAACTGGTTTACCAGCGCCAGCACCGGGTGATTGCTGCCAGGCGCAATCCAGCTGCCGACGATGGAAATAATAATGCCCCAGAAGAAGATATTGGAAACCAGCGTCAGGGTACCCAGGATCGCCCAGGCAATGCTGTACAGCGGGAAAGAAAACAGCGTGGACTGCCCGAGAATCAGCCCCAACACCAGAATCACCGCCAGTTGTAGCAAGATCATCAGAGCGATGGAGGCCATATCAATGCCCATCACACCGGGAATGATCCGGCGCAGTGGCATCAACAGCGGGCGGGTGATTTTCACAATCGCCTGGGAGAGCGGGTTGTAAAAGTCAGCTTTGGCCTGCTGCAGTAAAAAGCGCAGAATGACGATGATCATAAAAAAGGTCATCGAGGTGTAAATCAGAAAATGTAAAATTTTGGCCAACATACCCGGCACATCCCCTTTGAATACGGTTTATTGTCCCAACTGCTCGGAAAGCTCTGCGGCGCGTGCGGAGCAGGCATTCATGGCTCGTGCCACCGTCTCGCGCAGCTTGTCCTGCTCGAACGACAGAATAGCCTGCTCGGTGGTGCCTTTGGGCGATGTTACACGACGGCGCAACTCGCTGACATCCACATCGCTATCGCGCGCCAGCATGGCCGCTCCCAGCGCCGTTTGCAAGGTTAGCTCACGGGCACTCTCGCGGCTCAGCCCCATGGCTTCACCGGCTTCGATCATGGCTTCCATAAACAGGAAGAAATAGGCCGGGCCGGAACCGGAAACAGCGGTTACCGGGTTCAGCAACGCTTCGTCATCCAGCCACTGCACCACCCCCACCGCGCGCAAAATGGCATCGGCGTTGGCGCGCTGTTCAGCGCTGACCTGCGCATTGGCGAAAAGACCACTGGCACCCTGACGCAGTTGTGACGGCGTATTCGGCATACAGCGCACAATCGCCTGATCGCCGCCCAACCAACGGCCAATGCTGTCGGTAGTGATGCCGGCGGCCAGCGAAATAATTAATGGCCGATGCGCCAAGGCGGCAGACAGCTCCGCCGCCACCGCTTTCAACATTTGCGGCTTCACCGCCAGAATCACGATATCCGCCTGGCGGGCAGCGTCGCTGTTACTGGTGGTGATATTCACGCCGGTGGCCGCTTGCAGCGGTTGCAGGGTTTCAGTGCGAGGGCCGCTGGCGGTCACCGTTTGCGCCGGTGTGCCCTCGGCCAACAGACCACCGATAATACTTTTGGCCATATTACCGGCGCCAATAAAGGCAATTCGAGGCTGGATCACGGAAATATTCCTGAGCAAAAAAGAACGGGTTAAATGCCGTCGACACCAAAATTTTTCATGGCGTAGTCGACCCTGGCATCCGGGCTGCGGTGTGCCCGTGGTTTGAGCGTTTCAACATGACGCAGGCGCGGCAACAAGCCGCGACCATTGGCAACCTGAATCGCCAGCCCCGGGCGGGCATTCAGTTCGAGTAACTGCGCACCACGGGTTTTGTCGAGCACGATATCGGTGCCGATGTAACCCAGGCCGGTCATCTCAAAGCACCGGGAGGCGAGCAACAACATGTCCCGCCAGTTGCTGATTTTGATCTCGTTTAACGGGCGGCCGGTATCCGGGTGATGGGTTACCGGCTTGGAAAACTGTACGGCGCGCAGCGCATGGCCGGTGGCGATATCAAGCCCCACCCCCACCGCGCCCTGGTGCAGGTTGGCCTTGCCGTCAGAAACGTGCGTGGCCAACCGCAGCATCGCCATTACCGGGTAACCTTTGAAAACAATGATGCGGATATCCGGGACACCTTCGTGGGAGTAACCCTGGAAGGCATCATCAAACTGGATGAGGTCTTCTACCAGCACCACGTCCGGCTTGCCACCCAGCGAATAAAGCCCGGCCAGCGCGTTACTCATGTGACGGCGGATATCGTCGATGGTAATTTCTGCGCCGGAAGCCTTGATGAATTTGTCGCCGCGACGGCCCACAATCACCAGAATGCCTTTACCGCCGGAACCCTTGGCCGGTTTTACGGCAAAGCCTTCCAGCCCGGCCAGCTTTTCATCAATGGCGGCAATTTCGTGCTGCGCGCTGATGACGAAGAACAGCCGTGGCGTTGCCACTTCAAACTCTTCTGCCAACAGTTTGGTTTTCAGCTTGTTGTCCACCAGCGGAAACAAGCTGCGCGCATTGTAACTGCCGATAAAATCGCGATTACGGCAGTTCATGCCGAGAATACCCATGCGGCGCAAGCGCCATGGACTCACCCATTTCACCGCTGATTACCCCTTGTTATCAACGCTGGCGTCATTCTCGACCATGGCGCGGAAGCGCCGCAATTCGGAGAGTTTATAACCGGTGTATTGGCCCATCATCATAATCAGGGCAAGAGCCACCAGATTCAGTTCGGGGAAATTGAAGGTCAGGTGACCAATCGCCGGCAGTTGCATCATCAAATAAGCCAGCACTGCCACCAGCAAACTGCCACCGCCCTGCACAAATACTTCTTTGGGGCCTTCTTCTTCCCACAGAATCGACATCCGCTCAATGGTCCAGGCGATGATGATCATCGGGAAGAAGGTGATGGTCATGCCGGTGTTCAGCCCCATCTGATAACCCACCAGACTGAGCACCGAGATAATAAAGATCACCAGCACCACCAGCGTCGCGATCCTCGATATCAGTAGCAGGTTCAGCCGCGATAAATAGGTTCGCAGCACCAGCCCGAAGGCCACCACGGCAATAAAACTGAACAACCCGAGTAACAGCGAGGTTTGCAAAAACGCCAGCGCGATCAGAATCGGCATAAAAGTACCGGAGGTTTTCAAACCCACGATCACCCGCATAAACACCACCACCAGCGCACCCAGCGGCAGCAGGAACAGCAACTTGAACATGCCCTGCTCTTCAATCGGCAGCCGGTGCACACCAATGATCGAGAAGATGCTGTCAGTCGCCTGGGCACCGGCCAGTTCCAGCGCCGGTACCGTTTGGTAGATCATCGAGAAGCTGATGCGCGAACGGCTGCCGCCAATCACATCAATCAGCGAGCTGTCACCGCGATGCCAGAGCAACAGGTTATCCGGCAAACCCTGCGCGCCGGTATAAGGGTTGAACAGCACCCACTGGCCATCGTCATACACTTCCACCATGCGGGTCAGTGATTGATGACGGCGGGCATCTTCCAGGTACAAGCCGAGAGCAATACGCGCCGGAATACCCGCCTGCCGCAACAGTTTTTCCAGCAGGTTGGCTTTGTCCGGCTCACCAGCCAGCATCAAAGAAGCGTTTTGATCCGGAGAGGTATCGTTGATTAACTTGAGCAATTCGCGGGCGAGGCTTTTCGGCGAGCTGGACAGCGACAAAGCCTGCTCCAGCAATTGACTGGACGCCGTTGCTTGCGGACCATCCCACTCTACCGAACGCACCGGCGGTGCCTCGGTCAGGGTTTCGGAGGCATAGAGACCGCCCACAAATTGCGCTTTGTAGTAAAGGGTTTGCGCCCCTTGCGCTTCGCGTTTGGTCCACTCGCCACGGCGGGTTTGATTCTCTTCAATGACTGACCAGCCATAGCCTGGCGATGCCGCCAGTTCACTGAAGGTGCGGAAGCCCGGCGGATCATAAGGCAAGCCGAGGTTGACGGTCACTTCATCGCCATTGGCCACGAAATCTACCCGCGCTTCGATCATCCACACCGCGCGGTGATCACCGGCGAAAAAAGGGATGTCCATGGTGGTGTGACGCAGCCAGGCGGTCACCAGGCCGAGAACAATCAACCCGGCAACAATGCTGTAAAAGGGCGCTTTGGATGGTTTTTTCATGGTTTGGCTGCTTCTCCGGCAGCGCTGTTACTCTCACGCACTGGCGGTGCCAGGTCGGAGCGGCTGACATCAACAATCATTACATCACGCAGGGCATTGCGGCCCAGCAGGATCGGGTTGGCCTGGTCGGCGCGATCGGTCAGGGCGAACTCAACGGCCTGGGTTAACTTGCCAATGGTCAGGCGCAGTTCAACCACCGGGCGGCGCGAGCCTTCATCTTTGGCGCCACCGGGCAGATAGCGTACGCGCTTGCGTTCAAGCTCGTGGGTTTCTTCGGTTTTACGGTCCAACACCGAAAAGCGCACCCACTCTTCGCCGTTGCGTTCAAACAGTTGAATGTTTCGTGCATCCAGCAGTGACACGGTGATGCCGGTATTGACCCGCGCCCGCATTTCAACGCCAACACTGCTCAGCAACACACGCTCGCGCTCACCGATCAGCTGCTTGTCCTGTAACAGGTTTTCCAGCACAGACGGTGGTGTAGCAGGTGGTGGTGGCGGTTTGGGGCAGTTAACGACGGGTCTGGGTTGTACGGGCGGGGGCGGCGGCGCTTCAGCGAGGCGTTTTTGCAATTCGAGATTTTCGCCAACCAGCAGGGCGACATCTTCAAGACGATTTTGCACGCTTTCCAATGCGGTTTGCTGGTTGTGCAGTACCTGCTGGCATTGTTCCAGCGCAGTAATTTCGGTTTGTTTCACCATCAGGTTGCCGGATGACTGACACCCGGCAAGCAAAACGGTCACAAAGGCGGTGGTCATCCAACGACTGGCAGATACGGTTTTAATGCTCATTATTCCGGCCAACAAACTCTACGTAGTAGTAAAAAGAGATAGCGCTGACGAAGCAGCGGCGCCTGGTCCAGCAGGAGCTGTGGGTAATTGTAGCGGCAAGGCGATGCCAACACACCAGGAACCCGAAGGATTTTTTACAAACCCCGCTTTATCAGTAATGTTTGGGGTAAGGCGCCGGCAGGCGGCGGAAGCGTTTGTACTCCCACTGGTACTGTTCCGGTGAAAATTCCACACAGCGTTCAACGCTGGCATTCAGCCCGGCGAGTGATGTGTTTTCGTCAGCCGAGTAAATCGCTTCATCGACATCCAGCACCCGCATACGGAAGCCCCCCGGGATACGCTCGGCAAATACTGACACGACCGCACAACCGGTACGTTGAATCAGTCCATGAATCAGACCAATGGTCAGCGCCGGCTGGCCAAAGAAAGGCGCAACGCCACTGGCGGCTTCGCGATCCGGCACCTGATCCGGCAAAACGCCAACAATCGTGCCGCTTTGCAGGGCTTTGAACAGCATCATCACGCCGCGACGGTTGGTGGGCGCCATGGTGGTATTCGCCTTACTGCGGCCTTTCAGCACCATGGCATCCACACAGGGGTTTTTCAAAGGTTGGTACATGGCGGTAAGCGGCGCAATGCTGGCAAGATACAACCCCACCACCTCCCAATTGCCATGGTGGGGCGCCAGCACCAACAAGCCGCGACCTTCGGCAAGGCGCTCGCGCAGCAGCTCTTCACCTTTCACTTCCAGAATATATTGTTGCAGCCAATCCCACGAGTGATGCCAGATAGCACCGGCCTCAGCGGCCGTTTTAGCGGTTTCACGGAGGCTTTTACGAGCAAAGGCACAGCGCTCGGCCTTGCTCATATGAGGAAAACACAACGCCAGGTTGGTCATGGTGGTTTTGGCTTCACGCCCACAAAACAACCACATCAAACCTCCGGCCACAGCGCCCACTGCTCGTCCCCAGATTAGCGGCAGGCGGGAAATCAGTTTGAAAAAAAACAGGGCAAAGCGGTCTCTCATGTGAATCTCTATCGTTTTATTGTCACTCTGCACCGAAGCTTACCGGAAAAATAACGCAGACTGAAACGTCGGGCGTGCCATTGAAGGCTGACAACCGCTATAATCCGGCGCTATTTTGTGCTTGCCGGCAACTGCCGGTAACTTACTTCTTTTACTGCTGCTTCGGAGGCAGGTGACCGTGTCTGACAAATCCAAACCTGACGTTAGTACCTTCCAGGGTTTAATTCTCGCACTCCAGGAATACTGGGCGCGCCATGGCTGCGTGGTATTACAGCCGCTGGATCTTGAGGTTGGCGCGGGCACTTTTCACCCGGCCACCTTTCTGCGCGCCATTGGCCCGGAAACCTGGAACGCAGCCTATGTACAACCGTGTCGTCGTCCCAAAGACGGCCGCTACGGTGAAAACCCCAACCGTTTGCAGCATTACTACCAGTTCCAGGTAGCGCTGAAGCCTTCACCGGACAACATCCAGGAACTCTACCTGGGTTCACTGCGCGAAATGGGCATTGATACCACCGTGCACGACATCCGCTTCGTCGAAGACAACTGGGAATCGCCCACGCTGGGCGCCTGGGGCCTTGGCTGGGAAGTCTGGCTGAACGGCATGGAAGTTACCCAGTTCACTTACTTCCAGCAGGTTGGCGGTCTTGAGTGCTACCCGGTTACCGGTGAAATTACCTACGGTATCGAGCGTATCGCCATGTACCTGCAAGGCGTCGATTCGATCTTCGATCTGGTCTGGACCATCAACCCCAACGGCGACAAAGTTACCTACGGCGATGTGTTTCATCAAAACGAAGTGGAAATGTCCCGTTTCAATTTCGAAGAAGCCGATGTTGAATTCATGTTCCACAGCTTCGACGTTTACGAGCGCGAAAGTCAGCGCCTGATTGAAAAAGGCCTGCCATTACCGGCTTACGAGATGGTGATGAAAGCGTCTCACGCGTTCAACCTGCTCGATGCCCGCCACGCGATCTCGGTAACCGAGCGCCAGCGTTTCATTTTGCGGGTGCGCAGCCTCGCTCGCGCCGTAGCCCAGGCCTACTATGACGCCCGTAAAGCACTCGGGTTCCCGCTGGCACCCGAAGCACTGCGTAATGAACTGTTAGCCCACACTGATGAAACCTCTGCCACCACCGTCGGAGGAGAGCAATAATGACTGCTGATTTCCTGTTTGAACTGGGCACCGAAGAACTGCCCCCGAAAGCGCTGAAAAACCTCATCACCGCGCTGCAAAGCCACGTTATCGAAGGTTTGCAGGCGGAAGAACTCTCCTGGATTACCGTTCGCGCCTTCGCCGCACCGCGCCGTCTGGCGCTGATCGTAGAGCAATTGTCTGCCAGCACGCCGTCGCGCGAGCTGGTCGTGTGGGGCCCGCCAAAAGCCATCGCTTTTGATGCCGAAGGCAAACCCACCAAAGCCGCCCAGGCGTTTGCTGACAAAAACGGCATCGCCGTTGAAGCGCTGCAAACCGAAAGCGACGGCAAGGTAGAAAAACTGGTAGCGCGCACCACCACCACCGGTAAGCCGGTGGTCGGTTTGCTGGGCGGCATTATTGAAAATGCCATCAACAAACTGCCGATTGCCAAGCGCATGCGCTGGGGCAGCAAGCGCACCGAATTCGTCCGTCCGGCGCATTGGCTGGTAATGCTGTACGGCGATGACATTGTGGATGCCGAAGTACTGGGCCTGCGCGCCAACCGCGAAACCCGTGGCCACCGCTTCCATTACAACCGCCCGCTGCTGCTCGACAACGCCGCTGAATACGAACAAAAGCTGAAAGAAATCGGCTATGTCATTGCCGACCGCGAAGCCCGCCGGGTGCTGATTCGCGAGCAGGTAAACGCCGAAGCCGCACGCATTGGCGGTCACGCGGTTATTGATGAAGACCTGCTGGACGAAGTTACCGCACTGGTAGAATGGCCGGTAGCGCTCACCGGAAAATTCGAATCCCGCTTCCTAGCCGTACCGGCCGAAGCGCTGATTGCCTCCATGAAAGAACACCAGAAATACTTTCACGTGGTGGATGCCAAAGACCAGCTGCTGCCGCACTTTATTACCGTAGCCAACATCGCCAGCAGCGACCCGTCGCAAATCATTGACGGTAACGAGCGGGTGATTCGTCCGCGCCTGTCTGACGCGGCCTTCTTCTACGAAACCGACCGCAAAACCTCGCTGGCCGCCTTGCGTGACCGCCTGAAAACCATCGTATTCCAGGCACAACTGGGTACCATCTACGAAAAAACCCAACGCGTTTCCGCACTGGCAGCACACATTGCCGGCTTGCTGGGCGCCGACAGCAAGCTCGCCAGCCGTGCCGGTGAACTCTGCAAGTCTGACCTGGTTTCCAACATGGTCGGCGAGTTCGACAACATGCAGGGCATCGCCGGTTACTACTATGCGCTGAACGACGGCGAAAACGCCGACGTTGC includes:
- a CDS encoding ATP-dependent zinc protease family protein; this translates as MSIKTVSASRWMTTAFVTVLLAGCQSSGNLMVKQTEITALEQCQQVLHNQQTALESVQNRLEDVALLVGENLELQKRLAEAPPPPPVQPRPVVNCPKPPPPPATPPSVLENLLQDKQLIGERERVLLSSVGVEMRARVNTGITVSLLDARNIQLFERNGEEWVRFSVLDRKTEETHELERKRVRYLPGGAKDEGSRRPVVELRLTIGKLTQAVEFALTDRADQANPILLGRNALRDVMIVDVSRSDLAPPVRESNSAAGEAAKP
- a CDS encoding alpha-L-glutamate ligase-like protein, which encodes MKWVSPWRLRRMGILGMNCRNRDFIGSYNARSLFPLVDNKLKTKLLAEEFEVATPRLFFVISAQHEIAAIDEKLAGLEGFAVKPAKGSGGKGILVIVGRRGDKFIKASGAEITIDDIRRHMSNALAGLYSLGGKPDVVLVEDLIQFDDAFQGYSHEGVPDIRIIVFKGYPVMAMLRLATHVSDGKANLHQGAVGVGLDIATGHALRAVQFSKPVTHHPDTGRPLNEIKISNWRDMLLLASRCFEMTGLGYIGTDIVLDKTRGAQLLELNARPGLAIQVANGRGLLPRLRHVETLKPRAHRSPDARVDYAMKNFGVDGI
- a CDS encoding UUP1 family membrane protein, producing MKKPSKAPFYSIVAGLIVLGLVTAWLRHTTMDIPFFAGDHRAVWMIEARVDFVANGDEVTVNLGLPYDPPGFRTFSELAASPGYGWSVIEENQTRRGEWTKREAQGAQTLYYKAQFVGGLYASETLTEAPPVRSVEWDGPQATASSQLLEQALSLSSSPKSLARELLKLINDTSPDQNASLMLAGEPDKANLLEKLLRQAGIPARIALGLYLEDARRHQSLTRMVEVYDDGQWVLFNPYTGAQGLPDNLLLWHRGDSSLIDVIGGSRSRISFSMIYQTVPALELAGAQATDSIFSIIGVHRLPIEEQGMFKLLFLLPLGALVVVFMRVIVGLKTSGTFMPILIALAFLQTSLLLGLFSFIAVVAFGLVLRTYLSRLNLLLISRIATLVVLVIFIISVLSLVGYQMGLNTGMTITFFPMIIIAWTIERMSILWEEEGPKEVFVQGGGSLLVAVLAYLMMQLPAIGHLTFNFPELNLVALALIMMMGQYTGYKLSELRRFRAMVENDASVDNKG
- a CDS encoding YggT family protein; this encodes MLAKILHFLIYTSMTFFMIIVILRFLLQQAKADFYNPLSQAIVKITRPLLMPLRRIIPGVMGIDMASIALMILLQLAVILVLGLILGQSTLFSFPLYSIAWAILGTLTLVSNIFFWGIIISIVGSWIAPGSNHPVLALVNQLIDPIMAPIRKILPPLGGVIDISPILVLMGLKVLDMVLARAAQAVYLNPNVVIGVW
- a CDS encoding DUF167 family protein encodes the protein MTHYQWQGSDLLLRCHLQPKASNDGVAGLHGDRIKLRITAPPVDGKANAHLVQWLGKLFQVPKSRVTILQGESGRSKNILIQAPAFIPAEFAINSLS
- a CDS encoding lysophospholipid acyltransferase family protein → MRDRFALFFFKLISRLPLIWGRAVGAVAGGLMWLFCGREAKTTMTNLALCFPHMSKAERCAFARKSLRETAKTAAEAGAIWHHSWDWLQQYILEVKGEELLRERLAEGRGLLVLAPHHGNWEVVGLYLASIAPLTAMYQPLKNPCVDAMVLKGRSKANTTMAPTNRRGVMMLFKALQSGTIVGVLPDQVPDREAASGVAPFFGQPALTIGLIHGLIQRTGCAVVSVFAERIPGGFRMRVLDVDEAIYSADENTSLAGLNASVERCVEFSPEQYQWEYKRFRRLPAPYPKHY
- the glyQ gene encoding glycine--tRNA ligase subunit alpha encodes the protein MSDKSKPDVSTFQGLILALQEYWARHGCVVLQPLDLEVGAGTFHPATFLRAIGPETWNAAYVQPCRRPKDGRYGENPNRLQHYYQFQVALKPSPDNIQELYLGSLREMGIDTTVHDIRFVEDNWESPTLGAWGLGWEVWLNGMEVTQFTYFQQVGGLECYPVTGEITYGIERIAMYLQGVDSIFDLVWTINPNGDKVTYGDVFHQNEVEMSRFNFEEADVEFMFHSFDVYERESQRLIEKGLPLPAYEMVMKASHAFNLLDARHAISVTERQRFILRVRSLARAVAQAYYDARKALGFPLAPEALRNELLAHTDETSATTVGGEQ
- the glyS gene encoding glycine--tRNA ligase subunit beta; this translates as MTADFLFELGTEELPPKALKNLITALQSHVIEGLQAEELSWITVRAFAAPRRLALIVEQLSASTPSRELVVWGPPKAIAFDAEGKPTKAAQAFADKNGIAVEALQTESDGKVEKLVARTTTTGKPVVGLLGGIIENAINKLPIAKRMRWGSKRTEFVRPAHWLVMLYGDDIVDAEVLGLRANRETRGHRFHYNRPLLLDNAAEYEQKLKEIGYVIADREARRVLIREQVNAEAARIGGHAVIDEDLLDEVTALVEWPVALTGKFESRFLAVPAEALIASMKEHQKYFHVVDAKDQLLPHFITVANIASSDPSQIIDGNERVIRPRLSDAAFFYETDRKTSLAALRDRLKTIVFQAQLGTIYEKTQRVSALAAHIAGLLGADSKLASRAGELCKSDLVSNMVGEFDNMQGIAGYYYALNDGENADVAAAMNEQYLPRFAGDNLPQTVTGTIIALADRLDTLTGIFGIGQQPTGSKDPFALRRASIAVLRLLVEKKLDLDLRALLDVARAQHKSLTAGDDLTDTILGYMLERFRAFYEDANIPAEVFQAVNAKKISVPLDIDQRVQAVFEFSKLPQAQALAAANKRVSNILDKQSGNVSSQINAALLQEDAEKQLAQAIEAKAAVVQPLFAAREYTKALATLADLQPTVDAFFDSVMVMSDDPALQQNRLALLQQLRGLFLEVADISLLVPAKN
- the proC gene encoding pyrroline-5-carboxylate reductase translates to MSVIQPRIAFIGAGNMAKSIIGGLLAEGTPAQTVTASGPRTETLQPLQAATGVNITTSNSDAARQADIVILAVKPQMLKAVAAELSAALAHRPLIISLAAGITTDSIGRWLGGDQAIVRCMPNTPSQLRQGASGLFANAQVSAEQRANADAILRAVGVVQWLDDEALLNPVTAVSGSGPAYFFLFMEAMIEAGEAMGLSRESARELTLQTALGAAMLARDSDVDVSELRRRVTSPKGTTEQAILSFEQDKLRETVARAMNACSARAAELSEQLGQ